The following are encoded together in the Robertmurraya sp. FSL R5-0851 genome:
- a CDS encoding amylo-alpha-1,6-glucosidase, with the protein MDYRVIKEDDLFLLTDEKGDIPVDHMYGLGLYTKDTRFLSKLKLFINGEEPILLASEAEENYLAKIMLTNPHIEKDGELILWRESVEIERTRFISKGILYETIRLKNYFPKSIEFDLSVELDVDFKDMFIVRGFQTGKVGKRIGQKVEDHSMTFSYMGADDIERHTKVSWDKTAKEVDQVGRVTFHFNLEHEQEETLQLIILPEVGSPSNTQFLTKEEALLQLKDSYRKWEEATTKVETDYVPLQKLIDRGIGDLRVLLTDLGYGLFPVAGLPWFGVPFGRDSLIAALQMLSFNPEIAKGTLRTLAQYQGAKLDPWRDEQPGKIMHEIRFGELANTNQIPFTPYYGTIDATPLFLILLTEYVNWTGDFEFVEEMQKVIENALIWIDEYGDRDGDLFVEYHQESSKGIANQGWKDSGDSIVHRDGEYAKTPIALAEVQGYVYQAKMGIANLYESTGKVDIAATLREQAHQLKTKFDQEFWMEDVGFYAIALDENKKQVGTITSNPGHVLQAGMMDEDRSKAVVDTLVSEKMFSGYGIRTMGEGEAGYNPISYHDGSVWPHDNSMILLGMSKTGYQEQANKVIDGLISASNYFEYERLPELFCGYSDSLGKPVKYPVACSPQAWAAGTPLVFVQTLLGLFPDGIKKEITISPKLLSGMNTLTAKNIRVGGGILSLQVTRRQDEEYEIVILENSSGYQAVCK; encoded by the coding sequence ATGGATTACCGAGTGATTAAAGAGGACGATTTATTTTTACTAACAGATGAAAAAGGTGATATTCCAGTCGATCACATGTATGGGCTAGGACTGTATACGAAGGACACTCGTTTTCTTAGTAAGCTAAAGTTATTTATTAATGGAGAAGAGCCCATCCTTCTAGCATCAGAGGCTGAGGAAAATTATTTGGCTAAAATCATGTTAACCAACCCACATATAGAAAAAGATGGGGAACTCATACTGTGGCGAGAATCTGTAGAAATTGAAAGAACTCGCTTCATTTCTAAAGGTATTCTTTATGAGACGATTCGTTTGAAAAATTATTTTCCTAAATCTATAGAATTCGATTTATCAGTCGAACTTGATGTCGATTTTAAAGACATGTTTATTGTGAGAGGCTTTCAAACAGGTAAGGTGGGAAAGAGGATTGGCCAGAAAGTGGAAGATCATTCAATGACTTTTTCTTATATGGGAGCAGATGATATTGAACGCCACACAAAAGTCTCCTGGGACAAAACAGCAAAGGAAGTTGATCAAGTTGGGCGTGTAACCTTCCACTTTAACCTAGAGCATGAACAAGAGGAAACGTTACAGTTAATCATTCTTCCAGAAGTGGGGTCACCGTCTAATACACAATTTCTTACAAAGGAAGAAGCCTTGCTACAGTTAAAAGATTCCTATCGTAAGTGGGAAGAGGCTACGACTAAAGTTGAGACAGATTATGTTCCCCTTCAAAAGTTAATTGATCGTGGTATCGGAGATCTTCGGGTTTTGCTTACAGACTTAGGGTACGGCTTATTTCCTGTTGCGGGTCTTCCTTGGTTCGGTGTTCCGTTTGGACGTGATAGTTTAATTGCTGCCCTACAAATGCTTTCTTTTAACCCTGAGATAGCGAAAGGAACACTTCGGACCCTGGCACAATATCAAGGTGCAAAATTAGACCCTTGGAGAGATGAGCAGCCAGGAAAAATCATGCATGAAATCCGATTTGGGGAATTAGCCAACACCAACCAAATTCCATTTACTCCATATTACGGTACCATTGATGCAACACCATTATTCCTTATTCTATTAACGGAATATGTAAACTGGACAGGTGATTTTGAGTTTGTAGAGGAAATGCAGAAAGTGATTGAAAACGCTTTAATTTGGATTGATGAGTATGGAGACCGAGATGGTGATCTATTCGTGGAATATCATCAAGAATCAAGTAAGGGAATTGCGAATCAAGGTTGGAAAGATTCTGGGGACTCCATCGTCCACCGGGATGGAGAGTATGCAAAGACGCCCATTGCTCTTGCTGAAGTACAGGGCTATGTTTACCAAGCAAAGATGGGAATTGCAAATCTTTATGAATCTACCGGTAAAGTGGATATTGCTGCCACTCTTCGAGAACAGGCTCACCAGCTAAAAACAAAGTTTGATCAAGAGTTTTGGATGGAAGATGTAGGTTTCTATGCGATTGCACTAGATGAGAATAAAAAGCAGGTTGGTACGATTACCTCCAACCCAGGACATGTGTTACAAGCAGGGATGATGGATGAAGATCGATCAAAAGCTGTTGTAGATACACTCGTTTCCGAGAAGATGTTTTCAGGATATGGAATCCGTACAATGGGTGAGGGGGAAGCAGGGTATAACCCGATTAGCTATCATGATGGAAGTGTGTGGCCACACGATAACAGCATGATTCTCCTTGGTATGAGTAAAACAGGTTATCAAGAACAAGCCAATAAGGTAATCGATGGGTTAATTTCAGCATCCAACTACTTTGAATATGAACGCCTGCCAGAGCTGTTCTGTGGTTATTCTGACTCATTAGGGAAACCAGTGAAATATCCAGTGGCTTGCTCACCACAAGCATGGGCAGCAGGTACACCACTTGTATTTGTACAAACGCTATTAGGTTTGTTTCCAGATGGTATTAAAAAGGAGATTACTATTTCTCCTAAACTATTAAGCGGGATGAATACTCTAACGGCGAAAAACATTCGTGTTGGAGGAGGAATTCTATCTCTACAGGTTACGAGAAGACAGGACGAAGAATACGAGATTGTTATATTGGAAAATTCATCAGGGTACCAAGCTGTCTGTAAATAG
- a CDS encoding LacI family DNA-binding transcriptional regulator yields the protein MTTTIKDIAKAAGVSVTTVSRALNGYSDVSEKTRKKIMTLAKELNYSPNTLARGLVMNVSKTIGLLVSGLNRESEKDQIIFSILSGINSSASESDYDLVVFNTNSSKQREKTYTQLCRERRVDGVIIQGIKTDDPYLLEVVESDIPCVLVDIPVHSENVGYVTTDNVAGAKKAVEHLIELGHRNIAMVNGHSKAFVSKKRLEGYKLALEESNIPVKEEWIYDGKFEEHSASVVAKELLTKHPDISAIFCASDLMALGVITSAKELGLRVPEDVSIMGYDDILLASYATPPLTTISQNFYQLGFQAGQLLISMLDGKSDPQVITLGTKLIVRESTITKSF from the coding sequence ATGACTACAACAATTAAAGATATAGCAAAAGCAGCTGGAGTATCTGTCACTACAGTTTCCAGAGCATTAAATGGTTATTCGGATGTTAGTGAGAAGACAAGGAAAAAAATTATGACTCTAGCAAAGGAGCTAAATTACAGTCCTAATACTCTCGCTAGGGGACTTGTAATGAATGTCTCCAAAACAATTGGTTTATTAGTATCCGGTTTGAATCGGGAAAGCGAAAAGGACCAGATTATTTTTTCTATCCTATCAGGAATCAACTCTTCTGCGTCAGAAAGTGACTATGATTTAGTGGTTTTTAACACGAATTCTTCCAAGCAACGTGAAAAGACATACACCCAACTTTGTAGAGAAAGAAGGGTAGATGGAGTCATCATTCAAGGAATTAAAACAGACGATCCGTATCTGTTGGAAGTTGTTGAAAGTGATATTCCTTGTGTTTTGGTTGATATTCCTGTTCACTCAGAAAATGTTGGTTATGTTACAACTGATAATGTGGCAGGTGCTAAAAAGGCTGTTGAGCATCTGATCGAGCTTGGCCATCGAAATATCGCTATGGTTAATGGGCACAGTAAAGCTTTTGTTAGCAAAAAACGCTTAGAAGGCTATAAATTGGCATTAGAGGAGTCCAATATCCCAGTTAAGGAAGAGTGGATTTATGATGGGAAGTTTGAAGAACATTCGGCCTCAGTCGTAGCGAAGGAACTTCTAACGAAACATCCAGATATTAGTGCTATATTTTGTGCAAGTGATTTGATGGCATTAGGCGTCATTACGTCAGCGAAAGAATTGGGATTGCGAGTACCAGAGGATGTTTCAATTATGGGATACGATGATATCTTACTTGCTTCTTATGCGACACCGCCTTTAACAACGATTTCTCAAAATTTCTATCAGTTAGGCTTTCAAGCAGGGCAGCTATTAATTAGTATGCTTGATGGAAAATCAGACCCACAGGTTATAACGCTAGGAACGAAACTCATTGTAAGAGAATCAACGATAACAAAAAGCTTCTAG
- a CDS encoding GH32 C-terminal domain-containing protein, whose product MKPTFIKKASVFFVTVLLASLVGTFTIHPTAGWATESKEDATILESGLQANTNLTGWQVKGKGTLEDTQQGLLLTSEPNENVMAISSVTSQDFIYEADIKVMDMNADATLVFRSNEDGWDSYMLQIVPNAGMIRLRDARDETRLKEEYPVTLQEGGIYHLKVKVVEDNIKVYWGNKYEPVIDVNNASYEKGFLGLNVWDGSALFQNVKVSELSTNLGSSLVKEGPWEPSIYGLKGSAVDGIKAKNVFHTSESDFVLEGNISFAEQQSEAALTFRTNEQGTEGYEAVLFKAGNTVKAQLKKMDGTILKTSEMAYPSQEGSKHHLEVIANGDQIELYVDGYSESAVTISDKTYSTGMVGFTVTSGSAAFQDVYVVPTTNYYKEKYRPDYHYTPARGSVSDPNGLVYYEGEYHLFHQDGGTWAHAVSTDLVNWKRLPIALPWNDHGHVWSGSAIADTSNASGLFTHTGGKGLIAYYTSFNPDGWNGNQRIGLAYSTDQGRTWKYSTEHPIVIENPGKNGDDPGGWDFRDPKVVRDEANNRWVMVVSGGDHIRFFTSTNLIDWTLTDNFGYGDYVRGGVWECPDLFELQVEGTGEKKWVLMISTGANPKTQGSDAEYFIGHLTTDGKFVNDNTAGKVLKTDYGKEFYASMSFANMPDNRRVMMAWMTNWDYPFAFPTTGWKGELSIPREVRLVNTEEGIRLAQAPIKELQSIRNTIFETQNKVIHPTNASNLLKGLSSGSFEIEAEIEIPTNSPTTEFGFQVREGVEEKTVVGYKTGENLMFVNRAESGETDFSSSFSTLHEAPLKPEKKRIKLNIFVDDSSIEVFANDGKVVFSDVIFPDPSSRSMSFYTKGGEVNVLSLKVHSLTNTWTEDNPGTAKIFMDTKQREMSKGDELILFASMESGKGKGAQPIKWKSSNPNVVKIASSTNSKVVLKAGGKGEAFITAFTPNGKTSESVIVRVFEGEFYTNLSGWKTDISASKWTVTENGIRGTYTSDANYVASESAGDFTYEADMMLGESGGAGSILFRASEDGRSGYYFNLDPNMKAFRLFYKIDGRFEDRMVIGRVPAFIQSGKTYKVKIEAKGPHILITVDGQKIIDIKDGTFAEGHFGVNVFGGQASYQNVKVSQISEANLMKTSFTNKATNQAIYTASSQNGEPVTVSDSDNATNWELVPTGDEYDSYSIRTEGGKALDYDTGQNKIQLYHYLGYNNQRWIISKNDNGTWRITSVHNAKALEVSKEGQLILNDWNPEEEAQQWISSTGIK is encoded by the coding sequence ATGAAACCAACTTTCATAAAAAAGGCTTCTGTATTTTTTGTAACTGTACTTCTTGCTTCCTTAGTAGGAACTTTTACTATTCACCCTACGGCAGGATGGGCAACCGAATCGAAGGAGGATGCAACCATTTTAGAAAGTGGATTACAAGCCAATACGAATCTAACAGGCTGGCAAGTGAAAGGAAAAGGGACATTAGAAGACACACAACAGGGATTATTGCTGACCTCAGAACCCAATGAGAATGTAATGGCTATCTCAAGTGTTACTTCTCAAGATTTTATTTATGAAGCAGATATAAAAGTTATGGATATGAACGCAGACGCGACGTTAGTTTTTCGTTCCAATGAAGATGGTTGGGACTCCTATATGCTCCAAATTGTGCCGAATGCGGGAATGATTCGACTCCGGGATGCACGTGACGAAACAAGATTAAAAGAAGAATATCCAGTCACACTGCAAGAGGGGGGAATCTATCATCTGAAGGTGAAGGTGGTAGAAGACAATATCAAAGTATATTGGGGTAATAAATATGAGCCCGTTATTGATGTGAACAATGCCTCCTATGAGAAGGGGTTTCTTGGACTGAATGTCTGGGATGGTTCAGCATTGTTTCAAAATGTAAAGGTGAGTGAGCTTTCTACTAATCTAGGTTCTTCTCTTGTTAAGGAAGGGCCCTGGGAACCATCTATTTATGGCTTAAAAGGAAGTGCTGTTGATGGTATAAAAGCGAAAAATGTTTTTCATACAAGTGAAAGTGACTTTGTTCTTGAAGGAAATATTTCCTTTGCTGAGCAACAATCAGAAGCAGCACTCACCTTTCGAACAAATGAACAAGGAACAGAGGGATATGAGGCTGTACTATTTAAGGCAGGAAACACGGTTAAAGCACAATTGAAGAAGATGGATGGTACGATTCTGAAAACCTCTGAAATGGCGTATCCTTCCCAAGAAGGGAGCAAACATCATCTAGAGGTTATTGCGAACGGTGATCAAATCGAGCTGTATGTGGATGGATATTCAGAGTCAGCTGTAACTATTTCAGATAAAACCTATTCAACGGGAATGGTAGGGTTCACGGTAACCTCTGGATCTGCTGCCTTCCAAGATGTGTATGTGGTTCCAACAACAAACTATTATAAAGAAAAATATCGTCCAGATTATCATTATACTCCAGCTCGTGGTTCGGTTAGTGACCCGAATGGGCTTGTTTATTACGAAGGTGAATATCATTTATTTCACCAAGATGGAGGGACTTGGGCTCATGCCGTAAGTACAGATTTGGTGAACTGGAAACGCCTTCCTATTGCGTTACCGTGGAATGATCACGGTCATGTTTGGTCAGGTTCAGCTATTGCGGATACGAGTAATGCTTCCGGTCTTTTCACTCATACGGGTGGAAAAGGGCTAATTGCTTACTACACTTCATTTAATCCGGATGGATGGAATGGAAACCAACGAATTGGTCTAGCGTATAGCACGGATCAGGGGCGAACTTGGAAGTATTCAACGGAACACCCGATTGTCATTGAAAATCCAGGTAAGAATGGGGACGACCCAGGTGGCTGGGACTTCCGTGATCCGAAGGTGGTACGTGATGAAGCCAATAATCGGTGGGTGATGGTTGTATCAGGAGGAGATCATATTCGCTTCTTTACGTCCACCAATTTAATAGATTGGACACTTACGGATAATTTCGGATATGGAGATTATGTTCGTGGTGGTGTGTGGGAATGCCCTGATCTGTTTGAGCTTCAGGTAGAAGGAACAGGAGAGAAAAAGTGGGTTCTTATGATCAGCACGGGAGCAAATCCAAAGACGCAAGGGTCTGATGCAGAATATTTTATCGGACATTTAACGACTGATGGAAAATTCGTCAATGACAATACGGCAGGAAAGGTGCTCAAAACAGATTACGGGAAAGAGTTTTACGCATCCATGTCCTTTGCCAATATGCCAGATAACCGTCGTGTGATGATGGCGTGGATGACAAACTGGGATTATCCATTTGCTTTCCCAACGACCGGTTGGAAGGGGGAGCTGTCGATTCCGAGGGAAGTCAGACTAGTGAATACGGAGGAAGGAATCAGACTTGCACAAGCTCCAATTAAGGAACTGCAGTCCATTCGAAACACTATCTTTGAGACGCAGAACAAAGTTATCCATCCAACCAATGCATCGAACCTGTTAAAAGGACTTTCTTCAGGATCATTTGAGATTGAAGCGGAAATTGAAATACCAACTAATAGCCCTACAACCGAATTTGGTTTTCAAGTTCGTGAAGGTGTGGAAGAAAAAACAGTTGTGGGATACAAAACAGGGGAAAACCTAATGTTTGTTAATCGTGCAGAGTCAGGAGAGACGGATTTCTCTAGCTCATTTTCTACTTTACACGAAGCACCTTTAAAGCCTGAAAAAAAGCGCATCAAACTAAATATTTTTGTAGATGATTCATCCATTGAAGTATTTGCAAATGATGGAAAAGTTGTTTTTTCTGATGTTATTTTTCCTGATCCATCCAGTCGTAGCATGAGCTTTTACACGAAGGGTGGAGAAGTGAATGTACTCTCCTTAAAAGTCCATTCTTTAACTAACACTTGGACGGAAGACAATCCGGGGACTGCAAAAATTTTCATGGATACGAAACAAAGAGAGATGAGCAAGGGGGATGAACTTATCTTATTCGCATCCATGGAGTCTGGAAAAGGAAAAGGTGCGCAGCCAATTAAATGGAAATCTAGCAACCCGAACGTAGTAAAGATTGCCTCCTCAACTAACTCGAAGGTAGTACTTAAAGCCGGTGGGAAAGGAGAAGCGTTTATTACCGCCTTTACCCCAAATGGAAAAACTTCTGAAAGTGTTATTGTGAGGGTATTTGAAGGGGAGTTTTATACGAATCTATCAGGATGGAAGACAGATATCTCTGCTTCCAAATGGACCGTCACAGAAAACGGTATTCGTGGAACGTATACAAGTGATGCCAATTATGTCGCTAGTGAATCGGCTGGAGACTTTACGTATGAAGCTGATATGATGCTGGGTGAATCAGGTGGAGCGGGGTCCATTTTGTTCAGGGCTAGTGAAGACGGAAGAAGCGGATACTACTTCAATCTTGATCCGAATATGAAAGCTTTTCGTCTTTTTTACAAAATAGATGGTCGCTTTGAAGATCGTATGGTCATAGGGAGAGTTCCTGCCTTTATTCAATCTGGAAAAACGTATAAGGTAAAAATTGAAGCAAAAGGCCCTCACATTCTGATCACAGTAGATGGACAAAAAATCATAGATATAAAGGATGGCACCTTTGCAGAAGGACATTTTGGTGTCAATGTATTTGGAGGTCAAGCTTCTTATCAGAATGTGAAAGTTAGCCAAATATCAGAGGCAAACTTAATGAAAACAAGCTTTACAAATAAAGCAACAAATCAAGCCATATATACAGCTTCGTCTCAAAATGGAGAGCCAGTGACTGTATCCGACTCAGATAATGCAACAAATTGGGAGTTGGTTCCAACTGGTGATGAGTATGATTCGTACTCGATCCGAACCGAGGGAGGCAAAGCACTTGATTATGATACCGGCCAAAATAAAATACAGCTATATCATTATCTCGGCTATAATAATCAGCGTTGGATCATTTCAAAAAATGATAACGGTACATGGAGAATTACTTCTGTTCATAACGCAAAGGCACTTGAAGTATCAAAAGAGGGACAGTTGATCCTCAATGATTGGAACCCTGAAGAAGAGGCTCAGCAGTGGATCAGTTCTACTGGGATAAAGTAA
- a CDS encoding carbohydrate kinase family protein: MTTNLSVFCIGELLIDFFCTDVDVDLIDGKHFEKQAGGAPANVCAAIVKLGGKAQFSGKVGNDPFGYFLKQTLENVHIDTSLLLFDQAHPTTQAFVSLKADGERDFIFNRGADAFVTEDELDKESIMKNQILHFGSATALLNEPFRSTYIGLMRDAKERGKFLSFDPNYRSSLWRGRVADFKEWSKQGMSIADFVKVSEEELRILSELDDVKEGITGLHQMGVKVLAVTLGTEGTMISNGQKCEMVPSIKVTSVDSTGAGDAFVGATLCQLSSFENPKQVLEDFEQFKHVISFSNMVGALVCTKVGAISALPTEDEVKGLMSEKQKKFIYL; this comes from the coding sequence ATGACAACCAATTTATCGGTGTTTTGTATCGGGGAATTATTGATTGATTTTTTCTGTACAGATGTGGACGTGGACTTAATAGACGGAAAACATTTCGAAAAGCAGGCTGGTGGTGCACCGGCTAATGTTTGTGCAGCGATCGTGAAGTTAGGGGGAAAAGCTCAGTTTTCTGGCAAGGTAGGAAATGACCCATTTGGATATTTTTTAAAGCAAACGTTAGAGAATGTTCATATAGATACTTCCTTACTTTTATTCGATCAAGCTCATCCAACAACACAGGCGTTTGTTTCCTTAAAGGCAGATGGCGAAAGAGATTTTATTTTTAACCGAGGAGCAGATGCGTTTGTAACAGAGGACGAATTGGATAAAGAGAGCATCATGAAAAATCAAATTCTTCACTTCGGTTCCGCCACTGCCCTGTTAAATGAACCATTCCGATCTACGTATATAGGTCTGATGAGGGACGCAAAGGAAAGAGGAAAGTTTCTATCGTTCGATCCAAACTATAGGTCCTCTTTATGGAGAGGAAGAGTGGCCGATTTTAAGGAGTGGTCAAAGCAAGGAATGTCTATTGCTGACTTTGTAAAAGTGAGTGAGGAAGAATTAAGAATTCTCTCAGAGCTAGACGATGTAAAGGAAGGGATTACGGGTTTGCATCAAATGGGAGTGAAAGTTTTGGCAGTCACCTTAGGGACAGAGGGAACAATGATCTCCAATGGACAAAAGTGTGAGATGGTTCCTAGCATAAAAGTCACTTCCGTTGATTCAACGGGAGCAGGAGATGCTTTTGTAGGAGCAACTCTCTGTCAGTTGTCTAGTTTTGAGAATCCTAAACAGGTTTTAGAAGACTTTGAGCAATTTAAACATGTGATTTCTTTCAGCAATATGGTTGGTGCATTGGTTTGTACCAAGGTCGGAGCTATATCAGCCTTGCCGACCGAGGACGAAGTGAAGGGTTTGATGAGTGAGAAGCAGAAAAAATTCATTTATTTGTAA
- a CDS encoding glycoside hydrolase family 32 protein, whose protein sequence is MIKTRYKEKHRPQYHYSPEEKWMNDPNGMVFFEGEYHLFYQHHPFGTTWGPMHWGHAVSKDLVHWEQLPIALHPDEHGTIFSGSAVVDWNDTTGFFDGKAGLVAIYTSHDTYPDSERPRQRQSLAYSKDNGRTWIKYEGNPVLSDEEITDYRDPKVFWHPESNKWVMILATGQTVTLYTSCNLIEWEFASEFGHQAGSHDGVWECPDLFELPVDGDQSNTRWVMLVSIGDDPAFLEGSRTQYFIGQFDGKTFVNEHGDNTTLWLDFGRDNYAGVSWSDVPEDDGRRIYIGWMSNWRYANLLPTEGWRSAMTLPRELFLTTTESGVRVVQKVVSEIQVLRNESEVIEEVLLEPNNPFHCDLLSSLMEVKISFEKRDSTSFGVIFENSIQEKVIIQYDAVVEKLTVDRVNAGIKHFSESFAAIQEAIVKTENNQLHLQIWLDTSSVEVFANDGKAVCTSLVYPNQPYNKMVIFSKDGITKISSVELAELSSIWEK, encoded by the coding sequence ATGATTAAAACACGATATAAAGAAAAGCACAGACCTCAATATCATTATTCCCCTGAAGAAAAGTGGATGAATGACCCAAATGGAATGGTGTTCTTTGAAGGAGAATACCATTTGTTCTATCAACATCATCCGTTTGGTACAACATGGGGACCGATGCACTGGGGGCATGCAGTGAGTAAAGATTTGGTTCATTGGGAGCAGCTTCCCATTGCGCTGCATCCGGATGAGCATGGAACGATTTTTTCTGGAAGTGCCGTGGTCGACTGGAATGATACGACGGGCTTCTTTGATGGAAAAGCAGGATTAGTAGCTATTTATACGAGCCATGACACGTATCCGGATTCTGAGAGACCAAGACAACGCCAAAGCCTGGCATACAGCAAGGATAACGGACGAACATGGATAAAATACGAAGGAAATCCCGTGCTTTCAGACGAGGAGATTACTGATTACCGAGATCCAAAGGTATTTTGGCATCCGGAGTCCAACAAATGGGTGATGATTTTAGCAACTGGTCAAACAGTCACCCTGTATACCTCTTGTAATTTAATAGAGTGGGAGTTTGCTAGTGAGTTTGGACATCAAGCAGGGTCACATGATGGAGTGTGGGAATGCCCGGACTTATTCGAACTGCCTGTAGATGGTGACCAAAGCAATACGCGATGGGTCATGCTTGTTAGCATTGGCGATGATCCAGCTTTTCTAGAAGGTTCCCGAACACAATACTTCATTGGACAATTCGATGGAAAGACATTCGTGAATGAACATGGTGATAATACGACTCTTTGGCTTGATTTTGGCAGAGATAACTATGCAGGAGTGAGCTGGTCGGATGTACCTGAGGATGATGGTAGAAGAATTTATATCGGCTGGATGAGCAACTGGCGGTATGCAAACTTACTCCCAACCGAGGGGTGGCGTAGTGCGATGACATTGCCAAGAGAACTTTTCCTCACCACTACTGAATCGGGAGTGCGTGTGGTGCAGAAAGTTGTATCAGAGATTCAAGTATTACGAAATGAGAGTGAAGTTATTGAGGAAGTATTACTTGAACCGAACAACCCCTTTCATTGTGATTTGCTTAGTAGCTTAATGGAAGTGAAGATCTCCTTTGAAAAAAGAGATTCTACTTCGTTTGGAGTGATCTTTGAAAATTCGATTCAGGAAAAAGTCATCATTCAGTATGATGCGGTAGTCGAAAAGCTAACGGTGGACCGGGTGAATGCAGGAATCAAGCATTTCTCTGAATCATTTGCTGCGATACAGGAGGCAATTGTAAAAACAGAGAACAACCAACTACACTTGCAAATTTGGCTAGACACATCTTCCGTAGAGGTATTTGCCAATGATGGAAAGGCTGTTTGCACAAGTCTAGTCTATCCGAATCAACCATATAACAAGATGGTCATTTTTTCAAAGGATGGAATCACCAAAATCTCTTCAGTAGAACTTGCTGAGCTTTCCTCCATTTGGGAGAAATGA
- a CDS encoding ABC transporter substrate-binding protein: MKKGKKIAAATLATLLIASGCSNKGSETASKEYNLEDVSFPLKEKVTLSFMTQSSPLAPKDPNEKVIYQRLEEETGVNIKWKNYTSDVFVEKRNLAMASGDLPDAIIDAGYGDYDLLKLAKDGAIVPVEDLIEKYMPNLQKVLEAAPEYKAMMTAPDGHIYSFPWIEELGSGKESIHSVDDLPWINVEWLNKLGLQMPTTTEELKEVLIAFKTQDPNGNGKADEIPMSFINKPGGEDLAFLFGSFGLGENWDHTVVTNDGEVAFTASDEGYKEGIKFLNELYAEGLIDIEAFEQDWNTYIAKGKDNRYGLYFTWDKANITGMNDKYDVMKPLAGPDGNVNVARTNGMGFDRGRMVITSANKNLELTAKWIDELYDPIQSVQNNWGTYGDDKQQNIFEYDEAANMLKHLPLEGTAPVELRQKTNIGGPLAILDEYYGTVTTKPDDAAWRLGLLKDVMVPHMQAENIYPRVFFSIEDLDRLTAIETDLFAFVMRKRAEWIQNGKVEKEWDSYLKELDRLGLQDWLEIKQAGYDRNQ, translated from the coding sequence ATGAAAAAAGGAAAAAAGATTGCAGCTGCTACCTTAGCTACCCTATTAATAGCTTCTGGATGTAGCAATAAAGGTAGTGAAACCGCATCGAAAGAGTATAACTTAGAGGATGTGAGCTTTCCACTTAAAGAAAAAGTCACACTAAGCTTTATGACCCAAAGCTCACCACTTGCTCCAAAGGATCCGAATGAAAAAGTAATTTATCAACGCCTAGAAGAAGAAACAGGTGTGAATATTAAGTGGAAAAACTACACGTCCGATGTGTTTGTTGAAAAAAGAAATCTTGCGATGGCGAGTGGAGATTTACCAGATGCCATCATTGACGCAGGATATGGAGACTATGATCTTTTAAAACTAGCAAAAGACGGTGCTATTGTACCGGTTGAAGATTTAATTGAGAAGTATATGCCGAATTTGCAAAAGGTTCTTGAAGCAGCACCTGAGTATAAAGCAATGATGACGGCACCAGATGGTCATATATATTCTTTCCCTTGGATCGAAGAGCTTGGTTCTGGAAAAGAAAGCATTCACTCTGTAGATGACCTCCCATGGATTAACGTTGAATGGCTAAACAAATTAGGCCTACAAATGCCAACCACAACAGAAGAGTTAAAAGAAGTATTAATTGCTTTTAAAACACAGGACCCAAATGGAAATGGAAAAGCCGATGAAATTCCGATGTCATTTATTAATAAGCCAGGTGGGGAAGACTTAGCTTTCTTGTTTGGATCTTTCGGCCTTGGTGAGAACTGGGATCATACGGTTGTAACAAACGATGGGGAAGTGGCCTTTACTGCTTCCGATGAAGGGTATAAGGAAGGAATCAAATTTTTAAATGAGTTATACGCAGAAGGGTTAATTGATATTGAAGCGTTTGAGCAAGATTGGAATACGTACATCGCCAAAGGAAAAGACAATCGCTATGGACTTTACTTCACATGGGATAAAGCAAATATTACAGGTATGAACGATAAATACGATGTGATGAAACCACTTGCTGGTCCAGATGGGAATGTGAACGTGGCAAGAACAAATGGTATGGGCTTTGACCGCGGAAGAATGGTGATTACGAGTGCCAATAAAAATCTTGAATTAACAGCGAAGTGGATTGATGAGCTTTATGATCCGATTCAGTCTGTACAAAATAACTGGGGAACATACGGAGATGATAAGCAACAGAACATCTTTGAGTACGACGAAGCAGCGAATATGCTGAAGCATTTACCTTTAGAGGGTACGGCACCAGTAGAGTTAAGACAAAAGACAAATATCGGTGGACCGTTAGCTATTCTTGATGAGTACTACGGTACGGTAACAACAAAGCCAGATGATGCTGCATGGAGATTAGGTTTGTTGAAGGACGTTATGGTTCCACATATGCAAGCCGAAAATATTTATCCAAGAGTGTTCTTCTCAATCGAAGACCTGGATCGTCTAACGGCAATTGAAACAGATCTGTTCGCTTTCGTCATGAGAAAACGGGCAGAGTGGATTCAAAACGGAAAAGTGGAAAAAGAATGGGATAGCTACTTAAAAGAGCTTGACCGACTAGGCTTACAAGATTGGCTAGAAATTAAGCAAGCAGGTTATGACAGAAATCAGTAA